AAGGCTAATCTCTTCGCCCTTTTCCGTAAGTAGCGTCGAAAGTTTGCTCTGCACTTGGAAACTGAGAACCCCGAACAGCACCGCAAACACGATGCTGAATCCAACAAGGGTCATCATGGACTGTTTAAACGCCAGTCCGTGCACATTAAAGCCCATAAAAACCTTTTCTTTTTACTACAAAAATCGTTTTTACTACAAATAGAAATAAATCAACAACCTGTCAAAGCAAAATATCCTGATTTTCCATGTTTTGGGGCATAATTTCACGACCATTCAAGACAAATCCCCCCAAAAGAGACAATAAACCCCATAAGCAAGCAGCGCCAAAGCGCCCCCTAAAGGGGCCGCCAGCGGCATACCGAAGCCTCGAATAACGCACACATTGTTAGTAAAGTAATGTTTACAAAATATTATTTTATTACATATCACTCATTTATTTACAATTTTACACACAACAGTTTATATTCAGTCTATCATTTTGTTGTTCAAAATGGTATAATAAAATAAAAACAGGAAAAAACACACATTATTACCAAAGGGGTAAATAAATGAATACCAATATTCTATTGGCATTTTCGCTTGCTGCTGTTGCGTCAGTTCAGGCGGGAACCGAAGAAAACTATCTAGACCGATTGTCACCCAAGGCAAGAGAATTTGTCGAAAAGTACAATGCGGAAAAGTCAGCCAAAAAGGCAAATGGCAACATACAAACAAAAAAAGTCGTCCTCAAGAACGACGTTCTTGGCAGAAAACTAAAGAAAGGTCAAGTCAAGGATTCCACAGTTTACCTCGTCAAGGATGAAGCTGAACCGAAAATGGAAGTCATCGTGAACGACTTGACCGTGGAAGATTCAGACATAGAGCCACTGGGCCCTGTCCACTATTCCTACAACGACGAAACCAAGAAAGAAGCCTTTTGGTTGAACGGAAAGCAAATTGACAAAGCATCTTTCTTGAAAAAAACAGAAGACTGGGAAAATCGCCGCATCAAGAAGATAAAGCCGCTCAAGAAGCCGTACAAGGCTCTTTTGACGCCTTCCGAAATGGTAGCAAAGCTGCAATCTTCGGAAGACCTCTATATTGAAGACGAAAAGCCTGTAGCAGAGCCTAACTATTATTCGGGATCATTAAGCACCCGCGGTTACGGCACCTACACAGTCTATTATGCAACACGTGACGAAGCGCTCCAAACATCACAGCTCAAAAGAGCTCATAACGATGGATACAAAGGAAACGACATCGGCATTTATTTTATGGAACTTGGCTGTGCCAATTCGTCGCAAATTCCGTACCGCTCCAGATACACATCCAAGAATTGCGGCGGCAAGACCGACCTTCACGCCACTGGAGTAACCGACGTACTTCAGCTATTTGCACCGTCCGCCACAGTCTACGGCTACGATTCCGACCATATTTCCTCAACAGGAGGCCCCGACAATCCAATGTCGTCCTCGTTCAGCCCGAAGATTTACATCGGGACTGTATCCCTCGGTTATGCTTACGACAACAAATACACCAACAAATACGAAAGCGTCGATGCCGCATTCGACAACTACATCTACAACACCGGCGTTACAGCGTTTATCAATGCTGGAAACCTTCAGAACGACGCTGACAGGCAACCGAAGGCCACAATCCACTCCCCCGGTAAAGCAGCTAACGCCATTACCGTCGGTGCCGCGGACCCATATTTGCAATACAGTCCGACAGGATCGCTCGGTTACAACTACCTGCAATACAGCTGCCACATAAATCCTGAAACCGGAGCTCCAAAGCCAGAAATCATGAACTTGGCCGGTTTCTACGACGCCGTATTCCCATCTGAATACGGTCATACGTTCAACGGAACGAGTTCTTCCACGCCGTTCTCTGCCGCCATGGCTGCAGTCTTAATGAGCAAGAGCTCATTCATTAAAGGACATCCCGAAGTGGTCAAGCCCATATTCCTGACATCGACAGCGGGCCACGTCTTCAACAATAGAGATACCGATGGCGGTGCTGCACCGGGCATTCCGTCATTCGATCTCATGGCATACAGCAAGAGCTATTCTGGCTACTGGCCCAAAGGCAATGATCAGACCTTATTCAAGGACGGCAACGGAAATAGCAAAAATCTGGAAGTCACCCTCAACAACCTCGTGGCCGGGGAAAAATACAAGTTGGCAGTTGCTTACTTAACGAAGGGCAGCACAGTCAAAAAGTTAAAAAAGCTGCCGCTAAACTGGAACGTCTCCGTATATCAAAACGGCAAGTCCATCAGCAGTTACACAGCCAACAACAACAATCAGCAATATATCATGCAAACATTCACGGTACCGAAATCGGGAAGCGTCACGATCCGCATCAAGCGTAATTCCAACGCCGCTCCGGATGACAAGATTGCTATCGGTTACCATATGGTGAAGGTACCCTAACGCGACTAGATCTATAGAGTCTTTTTCATTCTAACTCACTAAGCCCCGGAAGAAATTCCGGGGCTTTCCCGCATACCGCAAATCAAACGGCATATCTATATCTTGGAATCAACAAGCAAGCAACAACAGCTCATCTTCATAAACATTTGAGCACTAAATATATCTAAAAAATTAAAAATTCCTCGTATTTTTTTGTAAAATTTCAACTTTTTTCACAAAAATAAATCTTCATAACTTGCGAAGTATCAAAGAGTTATGTATATTCTTTGTAAGATTATTCCAATTTGCCGGAGAAAATTTTTCAATGTGGAGTTCACCCATGAAACTGCAATCGGTATCTTTACTCGGGGCAATTACCCTTTCCTGCGCCTTGCTTTCCGCCTGCGGTAGCAAGGAAGAACAACCTGCGCCTCAGGCACAGGCCAAACCCGTTGCCGAAGCCCCTGTTCCAGCCCCAAAACCGGCTCCAGCACCGGAACCAGTACAAGAAGAACCGGCATTGGTCCCCATTCAATCCCTTTCAGAAGCTGACGACAAGCCCTCTCTCGTCGAGAGCCGTAACTTTGCTTCTTCCGGTGCAAGTGTCGAACAGGAATCTTCGGGTCCGTTCGTAATCCAGGTGAGCATCCAGCCTTCTAGAAGAGCCGCAAACAGCGTTGTAAGCAAGCTCTCCGACCAGGGCATCAAGGCATACGTTGCCGAAGTCGAAAATCCGGGTGAACTCGAAGGCACATTCTACCGCGTACGCGTTGGATACTTCTCCTCTATCGCAAACGCACAGCAATTCGGCAAGGAAGTTCTCGCACCGCAGGGATACGCCGGTTGGGTGGACAACCGCAAGAACGACCGCATTGGCCAGCCCAGCGCTAGCGAAGACATGTAGTTTTTACAATAGCAACGAACTGTTAAAGGCCCCGCATCCGCGGAGCCTTTTTTGATTTTCAAGCAATTTTCATCATCAGATGAGCATGTCAATTTCGCCGTTTTTCAGGCGGCGCTTCTGATCTTCGCACCAGGACTTGTAATACTCCTCAAAGCCGTCAACGCCCCAACCAAACTCATCCTTGACCTTCTTGGTCACCACGACGTTTTTGCCAGAACATTCAACCTTGTACAGCGGGTCATTGGAATCTTCGGCCTCTTCCTTTTGATCATAGCATTCTTCGGCAGCATCTTCAGCGTCGGTAAACGTCATCTTTCGAACACCTACCGGCGTGCCACTTTCAAACGAAGTAGTCTCCTCAAAACCAAGGCCCTTATAGGACTGGAGGATTGTAACGGTTTTGCCGGAACGGGATACTTCGCACTTATAGCCGCCAATATCGACAATCGTGGATGAGGGATCGGTGGACGAGCCCGGATCTTTTGAAGTCGAATAGCTCTTCGCCCAGGCTTCGAAATCTTCGCAATTTTCCCTGAAATCGGCTTCATAGTCGCGCAATTTGCCTTCGTCCACTTCTTCAACAAAAATCTTGTTACCCGAGCAGGTTACCTTCATGGAACCGTCCAACCAATGGCTTGCCTCCTCTTTATTTTTTCGGCACTCGTCAGCGGCAGTCGCGTTGTCGGCATACCAGTATTCCGACGTGATGTTAGAATAACGCGAACCGTTATTGACGGCGGTCGAGGTATAGGACCCCACGCCGGGCAGAATCTGCACTGTGGTTACGGAATTAGCAGTCGTAGTAACCGTGCAAGACGGCTCGCCCGCATCGACGACTTGATTGTTTGGATTTTGGTCACCGCCACCAATCGGATCGTCAACAACCTGTTTTCCTGTATCCGGCGTAGACGGGGTATTGCTAGATGTCGGGCTGCTGCTATCATCGCAAGCGGTCATGACCAACATGAATGCCGATGCAAAAATAAGCTTTTTCATAAAATTTTCTCCTTTTTCATAAAATGCACTAAAAGCCTTCATACATGTCATCAAGTTCACCGTTATTATAAGCTTTTCGAGTAGTTTCGCAATAACTATCGGCATAGCCATCCATATAAACAAATTCATCGTCACCATCACCAATCATTGTTATCGAAACGGTCTTGTCTGAACAAGATATCTGATAGGATCCCTCTGGATAACCCGCTGCCGTTCGCTTCAAGGATTCGCATTCATAATTAGCCCGTTCTTTATTCGGATATACATTCTTCATATTTGTCACAGAAGAAACTTCAGATCCCGCCCCTAGCAAAGACGAACTTGTTTCGAAAGTAAAGCCCTTGTATGAAAACAACATTGTAACGGAATTGACAGTACGGCTAACATCGCATGAGAACTCGGCATTTGAGCCATTGTTTGTATTCGTAGTAGAATTATTTTGTCCTGACGACGAACCATACCGGGCATCGAACTGGCGGCACAAATCTCTAAAGTCGCTTTCGTGGGCACTCAACGAACCTTCATCTATTTCGCTTACATAGATTTTATTGCCAGAACAGGACACTTGATACGAACCATCTCTCCATGATGCGGCTTCTTTCTTCTGGTCATTGCATTCCTTATTCGCATCGGAAGAACTTGCATACCAATATTCCGAAGAAATCGTCTTATATCTACTTCCAGCATCAGTGACTGTCGAAGTATAGGTAGCCTCACCATCTAAGGCCATGCTGACAGTCACAGATTTAGCAGTAGTAGTCACGTTGCAGTACGTCTGTCCCGACTTCTTGTTCGAATTGTCATCCGAAGATTCAGCACTGCTGCTATTGTCACAGGCGACGAGGCCGAACGAAGCGGCAAGCAAAGTTGTCAAGAACAAATGCTTAAAATTCATAGTATCTCCTTAAAAAAATTCAATCACATCCATTTTTGATAATTACGGCAATATGCCTTATATTCTATTTCATAATCATCCAAATCTTTTGTAGGATGAATTGCGTGAACCACAATGCGATTATCCGTACGAACCAAGTTTAGAATTCGAAATTCAACATCTTCGGCATACGATGTCACAATGTCATATTGAAAATCGGCTTCTTCCGAATTTATATACAAGCATTCATCGAAAAATTCGGCCCCCAATCCTTTTGGAAAAAAATAAAAGATACAGGATTCTCGACCGGCCAGGCTCGATTGTACGAGCACCAGGCTATCATTTCTCAATACGTTGCATCTTGTTACATCAAGCCAATTAGAAAGATCATCCGAATGTTGCGAATAAGACCATTGCAAAGCACTGGAGTTTTGCGGCCCTTCATTTTGGGATTGCACGGCACTGCCACCTGTAGAATCGGCTGAATCAGAACAGGCGACCATGGCAAACAAGAATGCAAATGCGAGAATAAAATTTTTCATATAAATACGTTCTTTGCTATTCTAGTTCGCCACGTTCGGCAGCCTTACGCATTTTCGCACACCGTTCTTGTCGGTATGCTTGATATTCATTCGGTTCCAAATCATCGCGTTCAACAAAATAACTTACAACAGTATTACCGTCGCAATCTACACGTTCAGATTGGTTCTGATTGGAAGAAGCTTCTTCCTTTTCTTCGGCACACATTCTTTGAGCAACGGAAGCATCCGGATATGTGACTTTTTCGGTAATGTCCGCTTTTTTGCGACCATCATCGTCCAAAGACACTTCGATGGTCACTTCGTGAACTATACCTTTATATGATTCAGTCACATGAACACTATTGCCGGAGCGACGGACATCGCACTGGAATCCGCTTTTAGCGCCTTCACTTGAAGGATTACTACCAGTATCGGAATCACAAGCAGTCAAGGCAACCAAACTAAACGGGACTGCAAGTGCAACTACAGAAAACAAAAATTTCAGATTCACGGTCTCTCCTTTTCAAACTCCTAAACGGTCCTGCAAAAAACAAAACATGTTCAAGCAAAACCTTTAAAACAATATAAATATTTTAACACACAAAAAAAAACACTGGTAAAAAAAGAAACAGCCTTGTTTGCCAAGTTTCCTGATATTCCTTTTCATATAGGCTTGCCTCAAATTCTATATTTGGGGGTATGCCTACTAAAAAGCCAAAAGTATTTGTCGTGCATCTCGGATGCGCCAAGAACCAGGTCGATGCAGAAAATCTCGTCGGCGAAATGCTCCATGCAGGTTTTGTCACTTGCGATTCCGCAGCCAAAGCAGATTACATCCTCGTGAATACTTGCGGATTTATCGAAGCCGCCAAGGAAGAATCCATCAACGCGATTCTCTCACAGGCGAAGGCGAAAAAGGCAAAGCAGAAGCTGATCGTGGCCGGTTGTCTCAGTGGTCGCTATGGCGAAGAACTGATGAAGGAACTGCCCGAAGTGGACTACTGGGTTGGCACCTACAAGCCTGGCGAACTTTTAAAAAAGATGGGCATTGTCGCTCCGCAGGGTTGCGAAGCCGAGAACCTCGCCCGCATGAACTTGGGCGGATTCCCGCACCATGCTTATCTGAAAATTGCAGAAGGCTGTAACCGCCGTTGCGCCTATTGTGCCATCCCCCTGATTCGCGGCAAGCAGGATTCGCGTTCAATCGAAGATATCGTTGCCGAAGCAAAGAACCTCGAAGCGCAGGGCGTCAAGGAAATTACTTTAATTGCACAGGACACGACTTACTTTGGACGTGAAAAGGGCAAGAAAGGCGGCACACTTGCACAGCTCTTGCGAGCCATTCTGGACAACACGAACATCCCGTGGATCCGTATGCTTTATTGGTACCCGATGTTTGTGGACGATGAACTTTTGGACTTGATGGCTAACGAACCGCGCCTCGTGAAGTACGTGGACATGCCGATCCAGCATGCAAGCGATAAAATGCTCAAGTACATGAAGCGCAACTACCGCAAGGCTGAACTCGTCGATCTTCTGCACAAAATCCGCGAACGCATTCCGGGCGTGACGCTACGCAGCACAGTACTCGTGGGATTCCCCGGCGAAACACACGAAGACTTCGAAGAATTGATGGAGCTTTTGCAAGACGTGCAATTCGACCACTTGGGCGGATTCGTCTTCAGTCCCGAAGAAGGCACTCCCGTAATGGAAATGGACCTGCCTGCCGTTGACGAAAGCGATGCCCGCGCAAGGCTTGAAGCGGTCACGGACTTCCAAGAAGAACTCGCCGCCGAATACGCCGAGAACATGATTGGCAAGACGGTCAAGATTATCATCGACCAGGTCGCCGAAGAAAGCGAATACCACTTCTATGGCCGCACCGAAGGCAACTCGATGGAAAATGACGATATCGTGAAGGTCATCGAAGGCGATGGCGACGTGGGAGAATTCCACAACGCGCTCGTCGTAGACGCCGAACCGCACGAGTTGATAGTGAAGATTGTGGATTAACGAGTTAGTGGTTAGTGGTTAGTGGTTGGTGGTTAGGATTTATGAATTAAGAATTAAAAATTAAAAGTTAAAATTTCTTTTTTAATTTTTAATCTTTAATCTTTCATTTTATTATCCTGTTTACTAGCCACTGTTTACTAACCACTAAATTCATTCCTGTTTACTAACCACTGCTTACTAACCACTTTTTTCTTCTTTATCTTATTTACTATATTATACCCGCCTTAACGGCTCACGCCCGTGTATCACAATGGATAGTGTCCTTCCCTCCGAAGGAAGGTATTCCGGTTCGATTCCGGACATGGGTATTAAAACAAAAGGCCCGCCAAAGTTGAACTTGGCGGGCTAAACTTTTATGCTCTAAAATTAGCGGTTCCAGGCACTGGCACCTGCGGCAGCCTTGCTGCGTTCCTTTTCACGCTGACGGCGGCGCTTTTCGGTATCGTCCGGGAAGAATTCCGGCAAGGCATAACCGATGGTAATACCAAACACGAGACCTCTATCAGGAATTCCATCCTTGTCCATCACGCGAGAAGTATACTTATCGACGGCTTCGGTCTGAGAATCTCTCGTTTTCTTGAAGCTCGGATTGTCCGTAGACGGATCACCATCTTTAGGTTTCTTGCTGAGCTTTGGAGCATAGTACATACCCAAGGAGAACTGCAAATAATACCATTCGTTCGAGAGGTATGCAATCAAGACATCGAACTGGAAACCCTTGACCGAAATCAAACTACGGAGACCTTCCGCATCCGGTTCCTTATCATGGTCGAAATAAACCGTACCATAAGAGGCAGACAAGCCCAAGTGAATAGGAATCTTCGGGAAGAAGTAATAGTTAAGGCCAATCTTGTAACCCGTACCACCTTCGAGCTTCATGTAGTCAAATTCGCTATCCTTGACCTTCGGGAGCATACCGAAAGAAGCAAAAGCAGCAATATGCCAGCGGGTAATGTATTCGATACCGGCACCTAAGCCCATGCCCATGCCAGATTCACCCATGAACGGCATACGGGAACCGAGACCCACTTCAAAAATCAAGCGGTCTTTGAGCCAGTCACGACGACGTTCGGAGTTTGCATATTCATCCAAACGCTGTTCTTCTTCGAACTTCTTGCGAGAGAAAAAATCCGTTCTCTGGGCGGCAGTCATGCCAGCCGTGGACTGTTCGACACTTTCTTCTTCATCGTCATCATCGGCAGTTTTTGCAGCCGCAGAAGAACTCTCGGGAACAGACATAAAGCCATCATCGGCATTTGCGGCCGAAGCAGCGGGAGCATCCACCGTTTTTTCGGCAACCGGAGCCGCCTTTTTCTTCATAGACGCTTTACGCCCTTTCGAGGGAGCGGCCCATGCAACCAAACTAGCCAAGCACAACAGCAACAACAATTTTTTCAGCATTAAAAAAGCCTCGGATAAATAACCACGCTTGGAATATAACTTTTTATAGAAGTTTTTTTCGAAAACTTCATGTAAAAGTTCTTTTTTCGTTTGATTTTACAATTTTGTAAGTTTTTAAGACGCCTATTCGACCTTCGTCAGCTCTGCCTTGATGCTCCCAAGCTTGATTTCGCACTGCATGAGCACCGGAAGACGCTTTTCGTCGTCGGTAAACCAGATAAAAATGCGACCACTGGACTTGAAAATGCCATCGCCATCCAAAACCGGCTCGACTTTAACTGTATTGAACTCACCGAGATCCGTTTTGATTTTTTCTCGTTTATGGATAATCACCTTGAGTTCGTAGCGTTTTTCCCCACTCACAGCCGAAAAACGGGAAGTGGCCCCCTCTTTAAGAGGAAGAGTTCGCACAAGATAGAACGCAGACATAATGCTATGTTCGAGTCCATTGATCGATACAGACGTATCGGCCGAACGCTTTACATAATGATTGACAGGGTCCTTGAAAACGGTATCGGAAAGAAAAGCCTTCTTGCTATTGCGGTCAAAACGGATAAGCGACTTGTTGTGGAAAGTTCCTTCATGGAGGGATTTTCGGAAAACATCCGTCATGAGGCCCTTATTGCGAACGAGCGTGTAAACGGTATCGTGGACCGGGTAAAATTTATTGACAGTCTTATTGGCAGTCGCAAAAGTCAGGAATTCGGTCTTGCCATCTTTGCTCGGCTTGACCTCAAGTGTTGCATAGCCAGCCGTAATAAAGCCCCAACTGAGGGTGTAAGACAGTTTTTCGCCTTTCATCCACGGAGCGTTGATTTCGGGAAGCGTCTGCCATTTGGGGAGCGAAGCGGAGGAGGAAGCAACAGAACTAGAAGACCGCGATAAAGAATTTTGCGTTGGAACAAGTTGCGTCGCAAACTGAGACTGCGATTCGAGAGTCGCCGAGGACTGAGGATTGGCTAACGCATCTGCAACACGAGACGGCGCCGCGCTTTGGGACTGCACCGCATTTGAGGACTGCG
This is a stretch of genomic DNA from Fibrobacter succinogenes. It encodes these proteins:
- a CDS encoding S8 family serine peptidase, encoding MNTNILLAFSLAAVASVQAGTEENYLDRLSPKAREFVEKYNAEKSAKKANGNIQTKKVVLKNDVLGRKLKKGQVKDSTVYLVKDEAEPKMEVIVNDLTVEDSDIEPLGPVHYSYNDETKKEAFWLNGKQIDKASFLKKTEDWENRRIKKIKPLKKPYKALLTPSEMVAKLQSSEDLYIEDEKPVAEPNYYSGSLSTRGYGTYTVYYATRDEALQTSQLKRAHNDGYKGNDIGIYFMELGCANSSQIPYRSRYTSKNCGGKTDLHATGVTDVLQLFAPSATVYGYDSDHISSTGGPDNPMSSSFSPKIYIGTVSLGYAYDNKYTNKYESVDAAFDNYIYNTGVTAFINAGNLQNDADRQPKATIHSPGKAANAITVGAADPYLQYSPTGSLGYNYLQYSCHINPETGAPKPEIMNLAGFYDAVFPSEYGHTFNGTSSSTPFSAAMAAVLMSKSSFIKGHPEVVKPIFLTSTAGHVFNNRDTDGGAAPGIPSFDLMAYSKSYSGYWPKGNDQTLFKDGNGNSKNLEVTLNNLVAGEKYKLAVAYLTKGSTVKKLKKLPLNWNVSVYQNGKSISSYTANNNNQQYIMQTFTVPKSGSVTIRIKRNSNAAPDDKIAIGYHMVKVP
- the rimO gene encoding 30S ribosomal protein S12 methylthiotransferase RimO; amino-acid sequence: MPTKKPKVFVVHLGCAKNQVDAENLVGEMLHAGFVTCDSAAKADYILVNTCGFIEAAKEESINAILSQAKAKKAKQKLIVAGCLSGRYGEELMKELPEVDYWVGTYKPGELLKKMGIVAPQGCEAENLARMNLGGFPHHAYLKIAEGCNRRCAYCAIPLIRGKQDSRSIEDIVAEAKNLEAQGVKEITLIAQDTTYFGREKGKKGGTLAQLLRAILDNTNIPWIRMLYWYPMFVDDELLDLMANEPRLVKYVDMPIQHASDKMLKYMKRNYRKAELVDLLHKIRERIPGVTLRSTVLVGFPGETHEDFEELMELLQDVQFDHLGGFVFSPEEGTPVMEMDLPAVDESDARARLEAVTDFQEELAAEYAENMIGKTVKIIIDQVAEESEYHFYGRTEGNSMENDDIVKVIEGDGDVGEFHNALVVDAEPHELIVKIVD
- a CDS encoding SPOR domain-containing protein, which encodes MKLQSVSLLGAITLSCALLSACGSKEEQPAPQAQAKPVAEAPVPAPKPAPAPEPVQEEPALVPIQSLSEADDKPSLVESRNFASSGASVEQESSGPFVIQVSIQPSRRAANSVVSKLSDQGIKAYVAEVENPGELEGTFYRVRVGYFSSIANAQQFGKEVLAPQGYAGWVDNRKNDRIGQPSASEDM
- a CDS encoding DUF3108 domain-containing protein, giving the protein MLLVVPFAGHVVFAQSGLSSSDSHRGHNCDGFGTPGLGATVSYDSWCLESKDGSKKCYGKGYSSSSSAQSSNAVQSQSAAPSRVADALANPQSSATLESQSQFATQLVPTQNSLSRSSSSVASSSASLPKWQTLPEINAPWMKGEKLSYTLSWGFITAGYATLEVKPSKDGKTEFLTFATANKTVNKFYPVHDTVYTLVRNKGLMTDVFRKSLHEGTFHNKSLIRFDRNSKKAFLSDTVFKDPVNHYVKRSADTSVSINGLEHSIMSAFYLVRTLPLKEGATSRFSAVSGEKRYELKVIIHKREKIKTDLGEFNTVKVEPVLDGDGIFKSSGRIFIWFTDDEKRLPVLMQCEIKLGSIKAELTKVE